TGACGTGGGGTTCAATTAAGACATCGAAATGCTCGGGGCTCTCGGGATAACCTGGGCGAGAGCCTGGCTCAACTCGGTGTCTCGGCTTGGGTTCATGGCCCGGTTCTGGGCATGACCTATGCATTTTGGGGTTCTGCATGTGAACGAGCAGCTTACGTTTTACTTACTGCTATCAATCCGCATCTTAACTAAAAATAATTGGTATTCTCTATGGTTATCATATCTACATCTCACCTCAACCAGCACTTTAAACTCTAGTATTTCAGCCTGCGCCGGCACAGGGCGAGACGCTTGTGCCACCAATGCATAATCAAGATTCTCCTGCTTATCCCTGACAACTGGCTGGTGACAAGTGTTTTTTTACTTCACTGCGGTGGCGTGGAGTTTGGAGGCAGCGCCGGTGGGTTCGGTGTAGCTCATGATGAAGCGGAAATGAGGAAAGAGGCGGGGCAGGCGCATCATGTTGAAGATCATGACACCGATGGCCATGCGGTCTAGCCAGGAGGACATGGGCCAGCCCAGATGGACGTTGACCTGGCGGTCACCCAGCTCGTATTCCACCACCCGGAGGAGGGCCACCAAGCGGTGGTAGAGGCTCAACTTGACGAGGGGGAAGCGGAAGTGGTTGCGCGCCAGTTTGGAAGGAATACTGGCCCGGGGGGAATAGAAGGTGATATAGGCGACGTTGTCTTCGTGGGGGCCGCCCATCTCCTGGGAGCGCTTGAATACCAGGTGCAAATCCGGCGCCGAGGACTCGGCCAGGTAGAGGATCATCTCCATTTCGGCGTCGCCCTTCTCGATCTCTTTCTTCTCCGGTGACCGTTTCTGGGCCACTAAGAATCCGGCCACCAGCACCAGACCGGTGACGATGGCCCACAGCATGGTGCCGTGGGTCTTCATGATAGCCAAAAAAATGAAGCAGCTTAGAAAGACGACCCACATAATCAAGGTGACCAGGCGGGAGGTGTAAAAACGGATCACCTCTTTGGTGCCCATGGAGTAGCGGTAGATGAGCAAGGCCCCCATGTTGATGGAGAAGCTGGCTAAAAGTCCCAGGGCATACATGTCCGCCAGGGTTTCCTGCTTGCCCGACGTGATGAGGATGATGATGGAGAAGAAGGCGGCGTTGAGGAGGTGGATGCGGTAGAGGGACTGACGCCGGTTGGTGACGATGACCCAATGAAAGCCGTAGCGGTGGGCCACACGCTCGATGAGTTCGCTGGAGGCCACGAACGCGGTGTTTACCGCCATGATCAGGGCAAAGCTGGCCAGGACCGCGACGACGACGCCGAACGGCAGGCCGTTTATCAAGGTGGCGTAATGGGTGATCAGGTCGCCTTCATGCTGGTGGAAATCAATGGGTGCGGACAGGGCCAGGGCGGCGACGATGGGGGTCACCAGACCCACGGTAACGGCCAGGAAGATATAGGCCTTGCCGATCTCCTGCCAGCTCCGCACCAGGCCGGCGGTTTGGAGCACGGACTCCACCCCGGAGTAGGCCAGGATACAGAAGGCGATGTGGGCGATAAAGATATGGTAACTTCCAAACAATGAGCCCGGTTTCAGGTCGGAGGCGGTTTTGACGACGGCCTGCTTGAGCTGTCCCAGGGAAAAACTGTCCAGGGCCAGGATGCCGGAGATGATCAGGGTGACGAAAACCAGCGCTGCAAAGATAAAGATGGTGAAGGTGACCCGGGCGTTTTCCTTGATCCCCAGGATGTTGAGGCCGGCAATGGCCCAGATGGTTATAAGCACCAGGATGATGATGACGTGGTGGGGCAGGTGAAAGAACGAGGTGGCGTTTAAGACCGCGCTCACTGCGGAGATGCAGGCGGTGAGGATGTAGTCCACCATGATGGAGGCCACCGCCACAAAAGAGACCAGGGGACCCAGGACCAGGTAGGAGAAGGAATAGACGCCGCCGCCGATGAGGCCGTGGTGTTCTAGGATCTCGGCTATTTCCACCAGCCGGGTGGTCATGTAATGGACGAAGACCGCGGTGAAGGCGATAAAGACGATGGCGCTTAAGCCGATAAAGCGGTAAGCCTCGGCGGGGGCGTAAAACACCGAGGTGAGCTCGTCCATCAGGGTGATGACCCCTATCGACAGCCAGGTGAGCCACCAGCGGCCGTTGAGATAGTACGAGAGCCGCCCCGGTTTCCGGAGGAGATAGATGAAAAATACTACAAGCGCCAGGTTGGCGACGATGAGGAGTATGCTCTTCAGGTACAACGCCTGGGCCTCGCCAATTGGGGGTCAAGAGATATGCTCTTAAAGCGGTGAATCGGGGCTTGCCCGCCGGATGCCACCGGAGGGATTCTATCATTCTTAGGTTGTGGTCTACAATTATTATTCGGAGCGAAAAAGAGATTGCTTCCCCCTCCCCCTGACCGTTCCATCAAAGGGAGGAAGATATAAGGAATGTGGTGGGAGGGGCGCACCGGTAGAGGGCGGACATGCAGGCCCGCCCCTACGGAGGTGCCCAAGCAGAGCTTAGGCGAAAAGCGGCGTTCCCAAGTACAACTTGGGAACGAGGGCGTAAAAATGCCGGGCAGTAGGTAACCGCAGGGTTTGGCTGCGGT
The sequence above is a segment of the Desulfobaccales bacterium genome. Coding sequences within it:
- a CDS encoding APC family permease, with the protein product MYLKSILLIVANLALVVFFIYLLRKPGRLSYYLNGRWWLTWLSIGVITLMDELTSVFYAPAEAYRFIGLSAIVFIAFTAVFVHYMTTRLVEIAEILEHHGLIGGGVYSFSYLVLGPLVSFVAVASIMVDYILTACISAVSAVLNATSFFHLPHHVIIILVLITIWAIAGLNILGIKENARVTFTIFIFAALVFVTLIISGILALDSFSLGQLKQAVVKTASDLKPGSLFGSYHIFIAHIAFCILAYSGVESVLQTAGLVRSWQEIGKAYIFLAVTVGLVTPIVAALALSAPIDFHQHEGDLITHYATLINGLPFGVVVAVLASFALIMAVNTAFVASSELIERVAHRYGFHWVIVTNRRQSLYRIHLLNAAFFSIIILITSGKQETLADMYALGLLASFSINMGALLIYRYSMGTKEVIRFYTSRLVTLIMWVVFLSCFIFLAIMKTHGTMLWAIVTGLVLVAGFLVAQKRSPEKKEIEKGDAEMEMILYLAESSAPDLHLVFKRSQEMGGPHEDNVAYITFYSPRASIPSKLARNHFRFPLVKLSLYHRLVALLRVVEYELGDRQVNVHLGWPMSSWLDRMAIGVMIFNMMRLPRLFPHFRFIMSYTEPTGAASKLHATAVK